The DNA segment TATTGCAATGTGAaactttggttttaatatgatttttgtttaatttgtgtaGAAGACTTACCTGGGAGTAAATGAGACTGATGCCCGACGCTGCTCTGAAAAGTTGGGAATCAGACGCTTAATGCCTGCTTCGCCACTGTCCACGGTGTTCTGATGGCGAATGCCCAAATTGCGCTGCATTCGGTCATTTACGTCGCTGTTGTCCGAGGAAGTGCTGCgcataaaatgtaattacttGCTGGCGGAACTTCCGGTGCTGCCGGTGCTTCCGGATCGGAGCCCCTACCTATTCAACCGCTGTGGCTGCACGGCGGCACTTGAGATCTTCGAAGAcgatcctcctcctcctcctcctcctgatccacctcctcctcctcctcctccacctgcAACGACAGCAGGAGTAGGTTCTATGGCACTGTCCACATCCCAGGGACACACCGATAGCTTCACCTGTGCCGCCGGCGGAGGGGGATCTGGCTCGGCTGGCTCATCCCAGGGGCAGACGGCGCTGCTGGACGCCGGCGCCACCACCAGAGCTGTGGACGACGACGTGGACTCCGTGGGCTCCAGGGCGGTGTTCTTCGTCTTTGGCGTTTCTCTGCGGGTCAATATACACACACATTATGGCAGTTTCCCCAAGCCATGGTCATCCATACACTTAGACGGTGGTTAAAAGGAATGCTGGTGTTCAACACGTAGACTTACATCTAAGCATATGTACAATTGGTAACAGAAAAGGGGTAAGAGGCGCATTGGGAAGAAGCATCCGTAACcatggtttttatttgtatttgtatttggttttttttttttttctttttctttttttgacgAAATAGTACAGAACACACAATATATAACAACAGCAAACATTCGAGCATAGGAACGTTAGAAACTATGTATATGTTCGGAGACAGTTGATGAAGTCAAGAAAAGAGGCGAGGCGAGGCGAGGCGAACAGGATCGCAGCAGTAAAAGTGGTGACACATAGAATATCCGAGGGCAACAAGGAACTCGCTCGACAGATCAAACAGGAAACGACAGGTGGGAAGGGCAAGGTCGAGGGTCCGACCTTTCAGATACCCGGTACTCGATTCGGTTTACACTGCCAAAGTTAAAGCTAACTCtcatttataattattaattatatctttgaaacaaaattcaaacttATAAAGATCTTCTGGCACTCTTGTTTTAAATCAGATGAGGTATTGATCTACTGTTTTAAGGGTAATTCTACAGATATCACTAAGATttggaaataatttatatgaaacaAAATAACAGAGACGTTGTCGTTTGTAACTAATCTAGACTAAAAGTacattgaatatttatattgcatactttttcgACACCTTTATGATTGTGCAGCACCCaccatatattatatatgtcttaaaagtaaaaaacaaggaaaaccACCGAAGTACCGGGTTAAGTATAGGATTTGCGGTGAAGTTACACAACAAGTAAATTTTCACGAGAATTTCTTGTCGCCCATTCCACCAGCAATTGAATGACATAACTCTCATGTTGAACATAATTGTTAAAGTTCTCCAGTTACTGTAATAAATTATGTTGTTTGTGGTATAACAATATTCATTGtaactatttttattcaactgtttacattttttctttttaacttaaaatcaatcaaatcaaagGTTCAAGGACCTTGTCAAAACAATTGCTCGAAATTGGGTAGAAAAGGCGACAAGGTTGAAAGAAACGGAGGGAAAACGTAAACGTAAATATCAAATGGttggaaacaaaaacaaaaacaaatggaagGAAAGCAAAAAACTAGCAATACGTTTTAGGATTGGAAAGATTGTAGTTGGTAGAGGTGGTAAGCGTTTCGCAAAACCAATCAATAAACATGTCTTACGGAAGTGCCTGCAAACTACTTTCGCGATTCCCGTAAGCCGCATAGATCCCAATATCCATGATCGCCATGTGGCGCTGTGGCATATCGCCTCGATAAATTGAATCGCTACTGCGGTGCGTGTGTGACGTATGATATACATGATATATagtaatcaaatcaaatcaaatcaattgtTATTGTATCAATTGTTCAACTGGGTATCAaatttctttgttgttttcgCTTCAAAATGTCTCGTGCGCATTGTGAGAGATTGAGTAAATTGCAATGCATATACGGATATGTTGAATGTTAACCGAAAATCAAAacgatgttttttttttttagcttggCTCTTTCACTTTCAGGCAAATCAAAACTTGGCgaaaaatcagcaaaaaatTAGCTCGCTCCAAAATATGAAATCATATATATGAAGCATCTGCGAGAGATCTGCATGAGATCTGCATGAGATCGGCATGAGATGTGCACTTACCTGAAGGGCATTTCGCTGAGATTGCTCTGGGAATGAGAGTGCGGTACCTTGGAGCCGGCATCCTTGTTCACACCGATGACGGCCAGTTCGTGGGCCGATCCGGTGAGGCTGCGATCGCTGCCACGTCGCCGGGAGAGATTGCCGGGCGGCGGGGCCTGCATCATGGAGCTGCCGCCGGAggtgccgccgccgccggagCCACCAGATCCCTTGGCCGCATCCCCCAGATTTGGCTGGCTGCTCAATGCGGCTGTCATTTTCTTCTTCGCACCGCTGACGCCGCCAAAGTTGAAGAAACGCTTCTTGTACGACGGCTGGATGCCGGTGTCCAGCAGGCGCTTGTAGTGCTCCGATCGTATGAACCGGGGGTAGCAGTCCttcttcagcagcagcatgtATATGTGCTCCGACGCCGAATCGAAGGTGAACCGCGATGGATTTTTCAGGCCGCGCAGCACGCTCTCCATTGTCTTGCCGTCAATGTTTATCTCGCAGGGTGCTCCCGGCTTCAAAAACTCCCTGCATCAAGTAGACACACATTTATAGATTGGGTAATAAAATACACTGCAACACGGCAAAGGTAACTGCAATTTGTATTAAAGACCCTGAAAgcttttatcaaattttggcTTATCACGCTTTTGAAAGTGAATCaaattaaacctttttaagatatatttaGCGTTTGGTATTAACATACCAAATACGGTTTGGTATATTTTGCTTTGCATGTTTTTAACCATTATCTCCATTAAAATGATGTATAGGCAATTTTTACTTAGAATCTTTACATctctataaaataaaacggcGAGCTAAGCCAGAAATAGAACTTTCAGAATCCGAAAGCCACAAAgcagttacaaaaaaaacctaaCAATGCAGCAGAGTGTAATGATGAAAAGGTTACGCACTCGTAGATTTCGTTGACCTTTCGCGCCACTTGCGAGTGAGCGGATCGGCGCAAGCGATTGACCGCTATCCAGAAGCGGATGTTCTCGTGCGAGTACTCCTTCTCCAGGAAGCCCGTGAACTCCTGCAGGCCAGTGGGATCGGAGACGAGCTCCTCGATGGAAATGGCCCAGCGCTTCACCCGCTTCTCCGTGGGTATGTCCACGAAGGTGTTGTTCAGCTGCCAGAAGGCGATGTCCTCGGTGACCCACGGATTGGAGGGCAGTGCCGGCTGGAGAAAGAAGTCGTATTCGGTGAAGGTCTCCGAATAGCAGACGAGCGACTCGCACGCCTGCGACATCTTCATCCGCGTCCGGTTGAGCGACTTGCTCAAGTAGTCAACGTCGCGCTGCATGTCATCGACAGTCTTTTTCTTGTTGGGCTTGAGCCCCTGACGATCGCGCGAAGGCACTGGACACGGCTCCAGCGGAGTGAACTGGCCAGGCGGTGGACGGTGAACCCTCCAGTAGGCTCGTTCCTGCGAGTCCCCCACGATCTTGTCGCCCTTCTTGCGCTCCTTGGCCAGGCGCACCTGCTCCTCGGCCTGCATCGAGATGAAGTCCCACTTGCCCTTGAGGTTCTTGTGCAGCGAGGCCAGCGCCTCGGCCTCGTAGTCCTCCAGGGCATGGCGCTGCTTGTTCCGCAGCGAGCGCTTGGCCAGGTAGATGGCGTACTCCACGTTGTCCGGCGCCTTGTGCTGCCAGGGCCAGTAGTAGGGCGTCTGGAACCGGTACAGCGACGAGTCGTCCTTCACGGTCAGCGTCTTTGAGTCGTTCACCGGAAAGAAGTAGCCGTGCAGACACAGCTGGTTGGCAATGTTCAGGGCCTCCGACTCCTCGATTTGCAGGCGGTCCATCAGCCATTCAATCAAATCGTATCCTGAAAGCCAGGCGAAATATTTATGAGTAATGGGCTATTAAGTGTGCTTGCATATAcgctatttattttttttttgctatactcctgttttattttgctattgcaaaaactaattgcaaaaaatgaatgacattttaagcaaattaaataagataCTTTCATATAAAAtcttgttattttctttttttgtattacctgcactttttttttgttattttttggaaacttataaaacataaatcgCGAATTCTTCAGCACATTATGGTCATAAAAACCAGCTCGATCTGGAGGTTTTTATGTAGCTAAGCTGAAGACCTACTTTTATTCAATTCAATtgcaaaaagtatttaaacaaagaagtatttgcaaaattaaattaaatttagcttGAAAAATATGAATCGCGAATTCTTCAGCTCAATATGTTCGAACCAATCAAATAGGTTTCTATTTGAAGTATAACCAAATCGATCTGAAGGTTTCCCGGAATCTAACTAATAGACAACCTACCCATAAACGCATATGGTATGGATGTGAGGAACATTTTCTGTTGCCGCACGGGCACGCCATGTTCCTGATCCTGCATCTCGCGCACCAGCATTTCCATCTGTGTGTAgaagaaatgaaaattatatagaCAATTGGGATTCGCAATCGGTTGACCCACCTTATCGAAGGCCATAGGTCGCGATAGCTTCTCGATGGCCTGCTGCGGATGGGCACTGCCGCCACTGGAGCCGATGAGTCCACCGGCGGATCCAGTGCCGGAAATGGAGCCGTGATGTTGCGTCTGTGACGCTGCAGTGGGCGCCGGATGCGGTTGCGTGGGCTGAAGTTGTggcggatgcggatgctggtggtggtgctgcaaGTGGTGGTGCCCCACCGAGCTGCCGCTGAAGGCAGTGGCCGCCTGGGTGGTGGCCGAAATGGCCGTGGCGGTGGAGGCCAGGGCGGGACTGCTGCCGCTGTTGGCAttcccgctgctgctgctggtggccaTGGCCACTGTGGCATTGTTGttgcctcctcctcctccgcctccacctcctccgGCGGAGGGAGACAACTGTTGCATAGCGTGGAGCACGGCATGCGGCTGGAGACTCAGACTAGTTGGCTTGCTGGGCAGCAGTGACGTGGCCGGTGGCTGCGGACTGGCCGCACTGATGGTTGCCCCCGGTGCAGTGGGTGCGGATGCGGGTGCGGGTGCCGATACCACCACGGGCACAAGGGCAGCCGGCTGATTCTGATGACGGAGCACCAGCTGCCTATCCCTGTCCGGCGGCACTCCGCCCGGTGGTTCCATGACCGCTGTGCCGGCTGCTCCTCCTggttctcctcctcctcctcctcctgctcgtTAATGAACCTCTGGTACCAGTTTGTGGGTAAGATGATTGTTCTATATATTCAAGAGTTGCTTTATCCGGAAGTTGGCATTCATTTACGCGCTCTCCCGTCACTGTAAATAGCTGCTCGCTTCATGATCCTTAACGCGCTTTGATAACCGCCAAATGAGTTATTCGGTGAAAGTGTCCTGTACTTAATTCTCGGTTGCAGTTATCCGAATTCCATCATGTCCTTGTGAATGGAAATATTTGCTGAAACAAAATTGCAGGTTCAAGCTAAAATGCTTAAAGAGTtcacacaaataaatatattgcgAAAGTTTCGCATGTAAGCACATTTCAAGAATAAGGCAATgctaatgtattttatttccttaTCATTGACAAAAGAGTGATTCCAAGAAAAAGTGCTTTCATTGGAATTTACTCTTTGAATCAAAGctaaattatatttcttttattagaATTACTGGGTGATGTCAACACATGTCACAAACTAGCCATGTCCCACCTCAAAAGCAATTGAAAAATCATTCCATAGACTAAAAACCCCATAAAACCCCTTAAATAGTGCATAGATATAGCTGTGTATTTTGTTAACTCTTAAATGGCAAACTTACAATGTTTCATGATTCGGTCGTTTTGGCTGCTCCTTTTCTTCCGTCGAAGGCGAAGCCCTTCACGTCCAGCTTCCTTTAGTTTAGCACCCTCCGCAAGATGTTGGGCCGATGTTTGAATGGATTGTTCCTTCTTTTGTCCATATATAGCACGCTTTCATGGCCTCCAAGTGTCGGTTGTTCATCAGCGCCAGCAGGTCTTTAAAGGTGGAGTGTGCAGGTGAAGACCTACAAAAAGGCTAAGTGCCGATTGCAAAAGTTCATCAATTTAAATGCACTTCCTCTTATTACGCATGTTGTTTTTAATCATGTTTGCCTGACTAGTTACACAATTTGCCTTCAACGTTGGTTTTAAATGGAACTCATCTGTATTTAACTCAAAAGCAAATAATTGTATCTTCCAGTTTCGGTGGAAAGAGGTCTTATTGCGCCGAAAACAAATAGTTTAGATTCTAGGAAAGCTTGCAAGgggattttttaatttaataagggAGAGTGAAAATGCAGTTCACTGTTTTCAACGCTAAAGGGCGCATATTTGACCTTttcaattttgtgttttttgatGTGAACAATGTAAGTTAATATCAACAGTATCGTGGATATCGTCTGAGTTTCAACAAAATTTCACGAAAATCAAAAGTCAAATGAAGCTTCGGACTAAATTTACGAGAATATAGAACGCAaggataaatatttaagtgaaAAGGTTAAACagaatgaaaatatttttttaatttttaaagttttttcaCATGAAAAgctaatttttagttttttttttttatattattcccAAACAACTCAAGGTtatagttttgtatttaaaactttaccAGGATATTTGGGAACGAATAGAAATTGGACTAAAGCAGCAAGGttctttaaaacttaataaaatagCTTCCAGGGTATTTAATCTTTTGCTTGCTTGAAGTTTGCTTGCTTTCTCGTTACTTGTTTGTGCGTGCCCACCGCGAACTTGTGTAACCATTTTGTCATTAACACACGCACTTTGCCCTATCGACCTCTTTCCGCTCCAGTCAAGTATAAGAATAAGTTGCGTGCGACTGCGATGTGCCAGCTTTACTGGGCCGGGGCGTCCTTTAATGacagcatttaaaaataacaacaaagaCTGGCTGAAATTGGCAGAAATAAGGGCTTTGACACCAATATGGACCTATAAATTGCAAAGAACAACGCCCCTAACAACTAGGTAATAGTGCCATAGTAAGGAGATTAAGGGGCTTAGGACCCTGCTCGATGGTTAGATATTGGCTATTTCCAAGTTcgaaatagaatttttaaagcaaaactCCTGCTGAGTGGCCCCACCGCAGggcaatccaatccaatcaaTAGTGCACTCTATCCGCGccgcttttccgcttttccgcaTCGCATCGATTCATTTGTCAATCAAACGGAGCTGGGGTCGCATGGAAAGCATTAGAAGAGGCACCTTGCGCAAAGAGTTTTTGCTTCtagcaaattaaaaaggatttaattgaattatgtAATATGTGCGCTGTGTGCGTACTTAGCGAGGGCGAAGGCAAACCACTCAACGGACTGGACAGAGTGCACGTACTCGTAAATACATTTGCATACACCAATTTACCGGGAAACCGTGGGAGGTCTTTCCGGAAAATGTGGACCCTTAAAATTGATTATCTTGTCGTTCCGCaaaatatgtacatacttccacttaaaagttattttatctTATGTAAGATCAGGTTAAGCAAAAACTGTAACCGGGGCAAATATTGttatctttttaattaaataacttcaaaacaaaacaaaagagtaTAAACACTTTCTACAACCATCTGACATAAACAAACAACCATCTGACTTAAACAAAGCTAAGCTAGGTATTTAtgtactaaaatatttatatttattttagttctcgGAATTGGTTATTGATGGCATCGCAAATGCACGTTATAATtataatcctttttttttaatctctatctctatctctaccTATAAAAAATGACATAATTCAATTGGAAATGGAAAGTAAAGCTTGTTCACTAACAGATAAGTTTGTTGTAGATTTTTGTACCATTTACTTTACTTAAATACCTTGTACCTTAGGTCCAAAAAAACTAGTACCCTTCCCAACACTGCCAACAATGATGGTATTTAAAGGGATTTACGAATTTCCTGTGCCAGGCcatctaaaactaaagaaCGATGAAAAACGTTCACTGTTCGCTTTgccatatttaatttgtttggcgAAATTTGCTGTTCTAATTTTGATAAGGGCTTTGTTCAAGCTGCTCCCGATACGTTTTCAGCAAAACCACCCACCTTCCACCTCCCACCTCCCACACACCCCACCCACTCGAACGTCCTTTGACGCCCGCCCCCTGCGTTGCCCACTTTTACTCTCTTTTAAATGTGACTTTTGTCATGCATTTGTCGCAGGCGGCTGCCCTTGTCGTTGTCGTCGTTACTGGGCCGGAAGTTGGTTTCAAACTGTTGGCAAATGAGTTTCCGTTTGCGAGGGAGGTTTCCTGCCTtcgttattgttgttgttgttgttgttgaatCTTTGGCTGCCC comes from the Drosophila gunungcola strain Sukarami unplaced genomic scaffold, Dgunungcola_SK_2 000066F, whole genome shotgun sequence genome and includes:
- the LOC128264354 gene encoding uncharacterized protein LOC128264354 isoform X1 is translated as MEPPGGVPPDRDRQLVLRHQNQPAALVPVVVSAPAPASAPTAPGATISAASPQPPATSLLPSKPTSLSLQPHAVLHAMQQLSPSAGGGGGGGGGGNNNATVAMATSSSSGNANSGSSPALASTATAISATTQAATAFSGSSVGHHHLQHHHQHPHPPQLQPTQPHPAPTAASQTQHHGSISGTGSAGGLIGSSGGSAHPQQAIEKLSRPMAFDKMEMLVREMQDQEHGVPVRQQKMFLTSIPYAFMGYDLIEWLMDRLQIEESEALNIANQLCLHGYFFPVNDSKTLTVKDDSSLYRFQTPYYWPWQHKAPDNVEYAIYLAKRSLRNKQRHALEDYEAEALASLHKNLKGKWDFISMQAEEQVRLAKERKKGDKIVGDSQERAYWRVHRPPPGQFTPLEPCPVPSRDRQGLKPNKKKTVDDMQRDVDYLSKSLNRTRMKMSQACESLVCYSETFTEYDFFLQPALPSNPWVTEDIAFWQLNNTFVDIPTEKRVKRWAISIEELVSDPTGLQEFTGFLEKEYSHENIRFWIAVNRLRRSAHSQVARKVNEIYEEFLKPGAPCEINIDGKTMESVLRGLKNPSRFTFDSASEHIYMLLLKKDCYPRFIRSEHYKRLLDTGIQPSYKKRFFNFGGVSGAKKKMTAALSSQPNLGDAAKGSGGSGGGGTSGGSSMMQAPPPGNLSRRRGSDRSLTGSAHELAVIGVNKDAGSKVPHSHSQSNLSEMPFSSDSIYRGDMPQRHMAIMDIGIYAAYGNRESSLQALPETPKTKNTALEPTESTSSSTALVVAPASSSAVCPWDEPAEPDPPPPAAQVKLSVCPWDVDSAIEPTPAVVAGGGGGGGGGSGGGGGGGSSSKISSAAVQPQRLNSTSSDNSDVNDRMQRNLGIRHQNTVDSGEAGIKRLIPNFSEQRRASVSFTPSRTPDFQLGHTPTTTSSPTVVTSSSSTAPLQARSAVYGSGSAIAKDPPSGSDADAELELEELNKLSLGGSSTTELPLLVVPTPTQTPPPVTKVTPPPGESEVLVAVAMGSTEALDTPQTQPKEAQAAVKEVQIELIEQIEAGTPPTIKVLELEVNFEPTAAAGAAADPGQDRAQTTEDPVLAEEAEAEGEAEKLVEMEPPILDELSPTTDEYQEGLQFGSDTKDAVDDFDSIDVGYIPPAPTPAPSMAPLAELDVDTVDDEPCEPCEPCEPPPTATSSREMVVVSTTSATATPTSSNEEARKRRKKRNSENKKLSSQDEKDKAGGSSSMDAADHNAVCPWEDENVSTNDGTFVKTYATLGYL
- the LOC128264354 gene encoding uncharacterized protein LOC128264354 isoform X2 gives rise to the protein MEPPGGVPPDRDRQLVLRHQNQPAALVPVVVSAPAPASAPTAPGATISAASPQPPATSLLPSKPTSLSLQPHAVLHAMQQLSPSAGGGGGGGGGGNNNATVAMATSSSSGNANSGSSPALASTATAISATTQAATAFSGSSVGHHHLQHHHQHPHPPQLQPTQPHPAPTAASQTQHHGSISGTGSAGGLIGSSGGSAHPQQAIEKLSRPMAFDKMEMLVREMQDQEHGVPVRQQKMFLTSIPYAFMGYDLIEWLMDRLQIEESEALNIANQLCLHGYFFPVNDSKTLTVKDDSSLYRFQTPYYWPWQHKAPDNVEYAIYLAKRSLRNKQRHALEDYEAEALASLHKNLKGKWDFISMQAEEQVRLAKERKKGDKIVGDSQERAYWRVHRPPPGQFTPLEPCPVPSRDRQGLKPNKKKTVDDMQRDVDYLSKSLNRTRMKMSQACESLVCYSETFTEYDFFLQPALPSNPWVTEDIAFWQLNNTFVDIPTEKRVKRWAISIEELVSDPTGLQEFTGFLEKEYSHENIRFWIAVNRLRRSAHSQVARKVNEIYEEFLKPGAPCEINIDGKTMESVLRGLKNPSRFTFDSASEHIYMLLLKKDCYPRFIRSEHYKRLLDTGIQPSYKKRFFNFGGVSGAKKKMTAALSSQPNLGDAAKGSGGSGGGGTSGGSSMMQAPPPGNLSRRRGSDRSLTGSAHELAVIGVNKDAGSKVPHSHSQSNLSEMPFRETPKTKNTALEPTESTSSSTALVVAPASSSAVCPWDEPAEPDPPPPAAQVKLSVCPWDVDSAIEPTPAVVAGGGGGGGGGSGGGGGGGSSSKISSAAVQPQRLNSTSSDNSDVNDRMQRNLGIRHQNTVDSGEAGIKRLIPNFSEQRRASVSFTPSRTPDFQLGHTPTTTSSPTVVTSSSSTAPLQARSAVYGSGSAIAKDPPSGSDADAELELEELNKLSLGGSSTTELPLLVVPTPTQTPPPVTKVTPPPGESEVLVAVAMGSTEALDTPQTQPKEAQAAVKEVQIELIEQIEAGTPPTIKVLELEVNFEPTAAAGAAADPGQDRAQTTEDPVLAEEAEAEGEAEKLVEMEPPILDELSPTTDEYQEGLQFGSDTKDAVDDFDSIDVGYIPPAPTPAPSMAPLAELDVDTVDDEPCEPCEPCEPPPTATSSREMVVVSTTSATATPTSSNEEARKRRKKRNSENKKLSSQDEKDKAGGSSSMDAADHNAVCPWEDENVSTNDGTFVKTYATLGYL
- the LOC128264354 gene encoding regulator of G-protein signaling 7 isoform X3; translation: MEPPGGVPPDRDRQLVLRHQNQPAALVPVVVSAPAPASAPTAPGATISAASPQPPATSLLPSKPTSLSLQPHAVLHAMQQLSPSAGGGGGGGGGGNNNATVAMATSSSSGNANSGSSPALASTATAISATTQAATAFSGSSVGHHHLQHHHQHPHPPQLQPTQPHPAPTAASQTQHHGSISGTGSAGGLIGSSGGSAHPQQAIEKLSRPMAFDKMEMLVREMQDQEHGVPVRQQKMFLTSIPYAFMGYDLIEWLMDRLQIEESEALNIANQLCLHGYFFPVNDSKTLTVKDDSSLYRFQTPYYWPWQHKAPDNVEYAIYLAKRSLRNKQRHALEDYEAEALASLHKNLKGKWDFISMQAEEQVRLAKERKKGDKIVGDSQERAYWRVHRPPPGQFTPLEPCPVPSRDRQGLKPNKKKTVDDMQRDVDYLSKSLNRTRMKMSQACESLVCYSETFTEYDFFLQPALPSNPWVTEDIAFWQLNNTFVDIPTEKRVKRWAISIEELVSDPTGLQEFTGFLEKEYSHENIRFWIAVNRLRRSAHSQVARKVNEIYEEFLKPGAPCEINIDGKTMESVLRGLKNPSRFTFDSASEHIYMLLLKKDCYPRFIRSEHYKRLLDTGIQPSYKKRFFNFGGVSGAKKKMTAALSSQPNLGDAAKGSGGSGGGGTSGGSSMMQAPPPGNLSRRRGSDRSLTGSAHELAVIGVNKDAGSKVPHSHSQSNLSEMPFSSDSIYRGDMPQRHMAIMDIGIYAAYGNRESSLQALPNAKDEEHRPGAHGVHVVVHSSGGGAGVQQRRLPLG
- the LOC128264354 gene encoding regulator of G-protein signaling 7 isoform X4, yielding MEPPGGVPPDRDRQLVLRHQNQPAALVPVVVSAPAPASAPTAPGATISAASPQPPATSLLPSKPTSLSLQPHAVLHAMQQLSPSAGGGGGGGGGGNNNATVAMATSSSSGNANSGSSPALASTATAISATTQAATAFSGSSVGHHHLQHHHQHPHPPQLQPTQPHPAPTAASQTQHHGSISGTGSAGGLIGSSGGSAHPQQAIEKLSRPMAFDKMEMLVREMQDQEHGVPVRQQKMFLTSIPYAFMGYDLIEWLMDRLQIEESEALNIANQLCLHGYFFPVNDSKTLTVKDDSSLYRFQTPYYWPWQHKAPDNVEYAIYLAKRSLRNKQRHALEDYEAEALASLHKNLKGKWDFISMQAEEQVRLAKERKKGDKIVGDSQERAYWRVHRPPPGQFTPLEPCPVPSRDRQGLKPNKKKTVDDMQRDVDYLSKSLNRTRMKMSQACESLVCYSETFTEYDFFLQPALPSNPWVTEDIAFWQLNNTFVDIPTEKRVKRWAISIEELVSDPTGLQEFTGFLEKEYSHENIRFWIAVNRLRRSAHSQVARKVNEIYEEFLKPGAPCEINIDGKTMESVLRGLKNPSRFTFDSASEHIYMLLLKKDCYPRFIRSEHYKRLLDTGIQPSYKKRFFNFGGVSGAKKKMTAALSSQPNLGDAAKGSGGSGGGGTSGGSSMMQAPPPGNLSRRRGSDRSLTGSAHELAVIGVNKDAGSKVPHSHSQSNLSEMPFRNAKDEEHRPGAHGVHVVVHSSGGGAGVQQRRLPLG